TCATGTCGCCGAACACGCCGCTGCGGCCGAGGACGCGGCGGTTGATCACGTCGCCCAGGGTGACCGCGCTCAGGAACAGGTGAATCTGGCGGCTCAGCTCATCCCACAAATCATGGGTGATGCAGCGCGTGCCGTTGCCCAGGCAGCCCTCGCCCGCCCCGGGACGGCAGCGGGTGGCCTTGATGGGCTCGTCCACCGACAGGATGATGTCGGAAATCAGGATATCGTCCGGGTCGCGCGCCAGATGGTAGCCGCCGCCCGGCCCGCGCACGCTCTTGACGATGCCGGCCTTGCGCAGCTTGGCGAAGAGCTGCTCGAGATAGGACAGCGA
The sequence above is drawn from the Pyruvatibacter mobilis genome and encodes:
- a CDS encoding Rrf2 family transcriptional regulator, whose protein sequence is MKLSTKGRYAVMAMADLARFGGKKPVSLGEIAGRQEISLSYLEQLFAKLRKAGIVKSVRGPGGGYHLARDPDDILISDIILSVDEPIKATRCRPGAGEGCLGNGTRCITHDLWDELSRQIHLFLSAVTLGDVINRRVLGRSGVFGDMTPEIAGRDGADAPVSGKRPAALATGIAAAGE